In the Acidobacteriota bacterium genome, one interval contains:
- a CDS encoding lipid-A-disaccharide synthase N-terminal domain-containing protein has protein sequence MSIDAERLWVGIGLLGQGMFAIRLIVQWAVSERRGRPMIPIAFWWFSIAGGLCLLAYSVWRMDPVFILGQSMGLLIYMRNLALERRSDEA, from the coding sequence GTGAGCATTGATGCGGAACGACTCTGGGTGGGGATCGGGCTACTCGGGCAGGGGATGTTCGCCATTCGCCTGATCGTGCAGTGGGCCGTCTCGGAACGCCGTGGAAGACCGATGATACCCATCGCATTCTGGTGGTTCTCGATCGCCGGCGGGCTCTGTCTGCTGGCCTATTCGGTCTGGCGGATGGACCCGGTGTTCATCCTGGGACAGTCGATGGGCCTGCTCATCTATATGCGGAATCTCGCTCTGGAGCGTCGAAGCGACGAGGCCTAG